The Rhinoraja longicauda isolate Sanriku21f unplaced genomic scaffold, sRhiLon1.1 Scf002586, whole genome shotgun sequence genomic interval tgcaggagtaggccattcggcccatcgagccagcaccaccattcaatgtgatcatggctgatcattctcaatcagtaccccgttcctgcctactccccattccccctgactccacaatccttaagagctctatctagctctctcttgaatgcattcagagaattggcctccgttgccttctgaggcagtgaattccacagatttacaactctctgactgaaaaagtatttcctcatctctgttctaaatggcctaccccttattcttaaactgtggcccctggttctggactcccccaacattgggaacatgtttcctgcctctaacgtttccaaccccttaataatcttacatgttttgataagatcccctctcaaccttctaacttccagtgtatgcaaacctagccgctccagtctttcaacgtgtgacagtcccgccattccgggaattaacctagtaaaccttcgctgcatgccctcaatagcaagaatatccttcctcaaatttggagaccaaaactgcacacagtactccaggtgcggtctcactagggccctatacaactgcagaaggacctctttgctcctatactcaaccccttttgttatgaaggccaacattccattggctttcttcactgcctgctgtacctgcatgcttcctttcagtgacactaggacacccagatctcgttgtacgtccccttttcctaacttgaaaccattcagataataatctgccttcttattcttaccaccaaagtggataacctcacacttatccacattaaactgcatctgccatgcatccgcccactcacacaacctatccaagtcaccatgcaacctcatagcaacttcctcacagctcacattatcaaccagctttgtatcatctgtaaatttgctaattgtacttttaatgctttcatccaagtcattacggAGGAGGAAAGCAGGAAGGAATCGATAACAAGGTAATGAAATGACCAGTAAGTGGAAAGATGTTGAGAGGTGGGGAACTGCAGCGCGATCAAACTTGGAGTGTGTGTACATAGATCATTAAAGTAAAGCAAATGCTCTTTTGGCAGTTCAACTGGAGTGAATGTCTTTCATAAAACTatttcaattattattattacattccaTATTCAAATGACAACATAAAGCCGGACCATGCAGTGTTATTGCTTGTTTCTCTCTCGTCTGATGAAGACGGGGATATCGTGTCTTTGTGTTCATGTGTCAAGTAAGTGATGGGGAGGTGAAAGtctgctttccatctctccccgTCGTCACTGGGGACAAAAGGCAGCAGAGTTGGAGAACCAGGTACCGACTCTCCATCAGCTGTTTCAGACTGGTCCACAAAGCCACGATCAACACATCCATCCCCTTGCACAACAGTTTCCCGCAATTGATTCCAACGACTTCATTTCCGACTGTGGAAATCATATCAATGGAACCATTGATGACATCTCACAACAGTGTGTGGAATAAAATCAATTCCCCAATCTACACACAGGTAAAAGGCTTTCATTACTTTCTCATATATATTTTAATGAACGCTGGTGAATCCTGCACCTGACTATAACGTGCATGTTCTGATTCCCATCTTCAAAGCTCTTTGATCTGTTTGTTCAATCACGGGTTTGCTGGTCGGGATGGTACCAACAGTCCTGGGTTGAATTTTTCACCTCTCTCCATAACTTTTAATGAACGTCAGGATGGCCTGAAAGGGACATTTCACGGCATTTATCACCTcctcccagaacttcctctgGGTGAccgcataaataaacgtgttggtgcaggagctgaATAACTGAAGCATTGTTCCTACGTGGCCGACCGCAGCATTAGTCACATACTGTGCCGTGTACGAGCCAGTGATTCGCTGAATTGATAGAATGACCATCCGTGTCATCCATAACAGGATAAAGCTGGCCGATATGGTGAAGAGCAAAATGATGGATCTTCTTCGATTCTTCATCTCTGGGTCgtccttcccctccccgctccgCTGCCCCCTCAGTTTCCTGCGGACTGCACTGGCCATCAGGATGTGCCTGACAGTGACagcattgagcagcaggatcagcaCAAAGGGGACGAGTGGGGTTAAAATGCGGTGCCCCCAGTCAAAGGCTGTCCACACCGGCGAATTCATGAAATCAAATGATGCCATGCAGAAACGTGACCGGTACGTGAAGTACCAGGGGATGTTGGTGAACACACTCAGCACACTCACCACTGCAATAACGATGGCTGCACCTTTCTCAGTGCAGTATCTTGTCTTCAGCTTCTGGAAGCAAATGGCCGCCATACGGTCGAAGGTGAAGGCAACAGTGAGCCAGACGGTGTAAGCCACGGACATGTAACCCATGGTATATACGATCTTGCACCCGGGAGGGATATATATGTGAATTATGTTGATGAGAATGACTTGAATTATAACGACAAGTAGATCGGCTACTGCCATTGCCACAAGATACCAGGTGACACCTTTGGAGAGTCCACACCGTCCGCGTGATAGTGTTACAATTGCGACCACGTTAGCTGTGAAGTTGGAAAAAAAGCAAATAACAACAAAATTGACAATTGAAGGTGAGCAAATGAAGTCAATGTTATGTATTACAGGTTTACTGAATTTCAAAACTTTCACCAAGTTTGCCACATTTCCCACTTGTCCCTCACCAACACTTCAGTCTCCAGCTCTTCACTTCTTGA includes:
- the LOC144591869 gene encoding putative G-protein coupled receptor 139, with protein sequence MRLFDLFNFLLGFRPYYYRILAVVGFLSNVVAIVTLSRGRCGLSKGVTWYLVAMAVADLLVVIIQVILINIIHIYIPPGCKIVYTMGYMSVAYTVWLTVAFTFDRMAAICFQKLKTRYCTEKGAAIVIAVVSVLSVFTNIPWYFTYRSRFCMASFDFMNSPVWTAFDWGHRILTPLVPFVLILLLNAVTVRHILMASAVRRKLRGQRSGEGKDDPEMKNRRRSIILLFTISASFILLWMTRMVILSIQRITGSYTAQYVTNAAVGHVGTMLQLFSSCTNTFIYAVTQRKFWEEVINAVKCPFQAILTFIKSYGER